The Paramicrobacterium fandaimingii DNA segment CGTCACGCTCCCCGTTGCGCCCGTCGCCCGCGAGATTCTCGACCAAACAGGGCGCTGGGCAAAAGAGCGCATTCCACAACGTCGTGACATCACCGCCGGTGCCCATCTGCGGGAATCGCGGCGCGGCCGTACGGGTGCCGACGCAGCGACGGTTCTCATCGCCGGCGAACGCGGATTCAGTTTTCAGAATGGCGAAGTGTGGGGACTTCACGTCGGATGGAGCGGAAACCACGTTTCGTACGTCGAGCGTCATAACAACGGACTCACGCTTCTCGGAGGAGGTGAACTCCTGCTGCCGGGCGAGGTCGCGCTCGGAGCAGGTGAGCAGTATTCGACGCCGTGGGTCTACGGTGCTCATGGCATCGGGCTCGACGAGCAGGCTCAGCGCTTTCATTCCTACCTGCGCTCTCGGAAGCAGCATCCCTCATCTGTTCGCCCTGTCACACTCAATGTGTGGGAGGCCGTGTACTTCGACCACAGGCTCGACACGCTCCTTGAGCTTGCTCAACGCGCCTCCGACGTGGGAATTGAACGGTATGTGCTCGACGACGGCTGGTTCCGCCACCGTCGGCGAGACAACGCGGGGCTCGGTGATTGGTTCGTCGACGAGGATGTGTGGCCTGACGGGTTGGCCCCGCTCGTCGATCGAGTGCGTGAACTCGGAATGCAATTTGGCCTGTGGTTTGAACCCGAGATGGTCAACCTCGATTCTGACCTCGCGCGAGCGCATCCGGACTGGATTCTGCAGACGGGTGGACGGCTGCCTCCAGAAGCCCGGACACAGCAGGTGCTCAATGTCGCGATCCCCGAAGCCTACGAGTATCTTCTTGACCGCATCTCGCGTCTCGTCGACGAATACTCGATCGACTACATCAAGTGGGATCACAACCGCGACCTGATCGAGCCAGGAGCAGCCCAGCGCGGCGGTGCGGCGGGAACGCACGAGCAAACTCATGCCGTCTATCAGCTCTTGAGAGAACTCAAACGGCGACACCCCGACCTGGAGATCGAGTCGTGCTCGTCTGGCGGTGCGCGCGTCGATCTCGGAATTCTCGAGGTCACAGACAGGGTGTGGGCGAGCGACTGCATCGATCCGCTTGAGCGGCAGCACATCCAGCGATGGACAGCTCAGCTGCTTCCGCCTGAGCTCGTTGGCTGCCACATTTCCGGGCCGCGTTCTCATACGACGTCGCGCACGCACGATCTCTCGTTCCGCGCGACGACGGCGCTCTTCGGGCATTTTGGCGTCGAGTGGAACATTGCCGAGGCGTCGGAACGCGAGCGTGCGGAGCTTGCTGAATGGATCTTGCTGCACAAGCGGTTCAGGCACCTGATTCACACCGGGAGAGTTGTGCGCCCTGACGTTCCGGATGACGAGGTGACCGTGTCGGGAGTCATCGCCGCCGATGGCTCCGAGGCCCTGTTTGACATCGCGATGCTGGGCCGCCCGGCATCGTGGCCGCCGAGTGCGGTGCGGCTCCCAGGGCTCGATCCAACGCGGCAGTACCGCGTGATGGCAATCGGGCCGGACGCGCCCACAGCGGTGGATGGGGCGACTCCTGCCTGGCAGCGACCGGACGGCATCGTCTTGAGCGGACGCGTGCTTGGACGCGTCGGAATCCAGATACCGCCGTTGAAACCCGAGCACGCAGCGCTTGCGCACCTCGTCGCCGTGTAGTCATGCCGACGCTGTCTAGCCGTGCCAGCACAGCTTAGGCGTGCTGGCACAGTACCGTCGTGGTGCATTCTCTGCTATGAGATGAGCGCTTTGATTGCGAGCACGGCCCCTGCTCGGGCCCACTCAGAGAAGTCAAAGGGCTGCACGTCGAGGTCAACGTGACGGGCGAGATCGGCGTCGACGTCGAGGTTTCTCGAGAGCGCGTCGTGCACTTTTTCTGCGGCGAGCTCGTAAATGGCGAGGCCATCTCCGCTGAGGATGACTTTGGCTGGGTCGATGATGTTGATGGCGTGCGCGATGAGAGCGCCGAGCGCGGTTCCGGCATCCTCAAACGCTCGCAGCGCAGCACGGTCGCCCGATCTCGCGCGTTCGAGCGCGCCATCGTAATCGAGCGGCGCGCCGCCGAGCGACGTAACGATTGCGTCATTGACGAGGTAGCTCGAGGCGCAGCCGCGATGACCCCGTGCGCAAATCGGGCCGCCCGAGTCGACAATGACGTGGCTGATTCTGCCGGCTCGCCCGTGTGCTCCCGAGACGAGCTCGTTATGCACGACAAGTCCGCAGCCAATGCCAGCGCCGACGGTGATGAGCGCCATCGACTCGAGTCCGGCCCCGGCCCCAAACCAGTGCTCGGCGGCAGTGAGGGCAAGCACGTCGTTCTGCACAACACACGCAACGCCTGTCGCCTCACGGATGAGCGATCCCAGCCGAACGCCGTCCCAGCCGAGAAATGCCGAATGCATGACGACAGGCTCGCCCTCGTCATCGACGATGTCGCCAGCGAGGCAGACACCGATTGCGGTGAGTTTCGGGTAGCTCTTCTCTGCCCGCAACGTCATCGCGGCGATCTGCGAAACGACGTCGGAAACCTCGGCGGTATTCAGCGGCTCATCTGCAGAGAACAGAACGTTGGCGCCGAGGTCGGTGACGACGGCGAAGAGCCGGTCTCCCGTGAGCTTGATGCCCAAGAACCGAAATGTCTCGGTCTCGAGCCGAAGCATCTCCGACGGCCGCCCCGTCGTCGAGCGTCGCTCAATGGCGGCCTCGGTCAGCAGCTGCTCGTTCACGAGCGTGCGCGTCGCCCGCGTCAGCGTTGCCCGCGACAGTTTGAGCCGCCGTGCAATCTCTGCGCGAGGCAGAGAACCCTGCACGAGAACTTCGCGGAGCACCACGCGTTCAGCGCGGGCGAGGCTGGGCCACTGAAGTGGCATGCGGTCTCCTGTCGATTGATGGTGATCCGACTTTACCCTCTTGACGGACATAGTTTCATTATGTAACTATTGTCCGCATCACCCCCAAACAGTTGAGCTGGCACTTCTGCATTGCAGATTGAGCGGCCTTCTCAAACGACGCATCGAAGGAGATGCACCATGCGTACTTCCAAGCTTGCGGCGCCCGTCGCACTTGCTATCGCGGCGCTTGCCCTTTCGGGATGCTCCGCCGGCTCCGAGGCAGACACATCCGATGGCCCGATCACACTCGAGTACTGGGCCTGGGGCACCTCGCAGAAGCCACTCGTCGACAGGTGGAACGAGACTCACCCAGACATTCAGGTGAAGCACACAGACGCGGGCGGCGGATCTGATTCATCCGCAAAGCTCGTGACCGCGACCAGGGCAGACAATGCGCCCGATGTGGCGCTTGTCGAGTACAACACGCTCCCCGCCATGATCGTTGCGGGTGTCGCCACAGACATCAGCGAATACGTCGGGGACGTCTCAGACAAGTTCGCGCCGGGTGTGTGGAGCCAGGCGTCGTTTGATGGCGCGACCTACGGTGTGCCGCAGGATGCCGGCCCGCAGGCGCTGACCTACAACAAAGCACGGTTCGATGAGCTCGGCATCGAGGTGCCGAAGACGTGGGCCGATTTCGCTGACGCTGCAGAGAAGGTGCACGAGGCGGACCCCGAGACGTACATCACAACCTTCGCGCCGGCCGAGTTCGGCGGTTTCGCCGGCTTTGCGCAGCAGGCCGGAGCAGAGTGGTGGTCTGTCGATGGAGATGCCTGGACCGTCGACTTCGATGGCGAGGCTTCGGTTGCCGTCGCAGATTACTGGCAGGACTTGATCGATCGTGACCTTGTTCTGGCCGAGCCGCTGCTCACCCCGGAGTGGAACGCGAATTTGAACGATGGAAAGATTCTTTCGTGGCCAGCAGGGCTCTGGGCTGCGGGTGTGCTCAGCGGCGTCGCCGGAGACATGGCCGGTGATTGGGCGATGGCTCCGTTGCCTCAGTGGACTGCGGGTGACGCATCCGTCGCATTCCAGGGCGGTTCCGCCGCTGTCGTCACGAC contains these protein-coding regions:
- a CDS encoding alpha-galactosidase, with the translated sequence MTQLSTETLPFDVTTTEAVHLRAGGVSLVVDIAHGAMPSIVHWGSDLGPLSDLELRELIVATAPRRDNSVDVPVRVGVVPEASSGWLGAPGLQGHRSDGTAWSPKFSETEHEVQGATLISRGHDDQAGLDLTVELELTASGLLRARADVVNAGESDYFVDRLVVTLPVAPVAREILDQTGRWAKERIPQRRDITAGAHLRESRRGRTGADAATVLIAGERGFSFQNGEVWGLHVGWSGNHVSYVERHNNGLTLLGGGELLLPGEVALGAGEQYSTPWVYGAHGIGLDEQAQRFHSYLRSRKQHPSSVRPVTLNVWEAVYFDHRLDTLLELAQRASDVGIERYVLDDGWFRHRRRDNAGLGDWFVDEDVWPDGLAPLVDRVRELGMQFGLWFEPEMVNLDSDLARAHPDWILQTGGRLPPEARTQQVLNVAIPEAYEYLLDRISRLVDEYSIDYIKWDHNRDLIEPGAAQRGGAAGTHEQTHAVYQLLRELKRRHPDLEIESCSSGGARVDLGILEVTDRVWASDCIDPLERQHIQRWTAQLLPPELVGCHISGPRSHTTSRTHDLSFRATTALFGHFGVEWNIAEASERERAELAEWILLHKRFRHLIHTGRVVRPDVPDDEVTVSGVIAADGSEALFDIAMLGRPASWPPSAVRLPGLDPTRQYRVMAIGPDAPTAVDGATPAWQRPDGIVLSGRVLGRVGIQIPPLKPEHAALAHLVAV
- a CDS encoding ROK family transcriptional regulator, yielding MPLQWPSLARAERVVLREVLVQGSLPRAEIARRLKLSRATLTRATRTLVNEQLLTEAAIERRSTTGRPSEMLRLETETFRFLGIKLTGDRLFAVVTDLGANVLFSADEPLNTAEVSDVVSQIAAMTLRAEKSYPKLTAIGVCLAGDIVDDEGEPVVMHSAFLGWDGVRLGSLIREATGVACVVQNDVLALTAAEHWFGAGAGLESMALITVGAGIGCGLVVHNELVSGAHGRAGRISHVIVDSGGPICARGHRGCASSYLVNDAIVTSLGGAPLDYDGALERARSGDRAALRAFEDAGTALGALIAHAINIIDPAKVILSGDGLAIYELAAEKVHDALSRNLDVDADLARHVDLDVQPFDFSEWARAGAVLAIKALIS
- a CDS encoding ABC transporter substrate-binding protein; this encodes MRTSKLAAPVALAIAALALSGCSAGSEADTSDGPITLEYWAWGTSQKPLVDRWNETHPDIQVKHTDAGGGSDSSAKLVTATRADNAPDVALVEYNTLPAMIVAGVATDISEYVGDVSDKFAPGVWSQASFDGATYGVPQDAGPQALTYNKARFDELGIEVPKTWADFADAAEKVHEADPETYITTFAPAEFGGFAGFAQQAGAEWWSVDGDAWTVDFDGEASVAVADYWQDLIDRDLVLAEPLLTPEWNANLNDGKILSWPAGLWAAGVLSGVAGDMAGDWAMAPLPQWTAGDASVAFQGGSAAVVTTSSKHAEAATEFATWMETSEDALKIQIAEGQYPASLPGQELTLESDPPAFMPQQEDYWEVAAEIAANTIPEISWGPNVNVASTAFQDAMAAAVTNGTPLRDALTKTEKVVVDDMESAGFEVTAK